TAACAATAGGTTTTCCTTTTACGATATCCATAACTCCAACGGCTCCAGTAGGATTTGGCGCCGCTGCCGGTACGCCGCCAAAAGTTGCGCAAGTTCCCACAGCAACAACCGCTGCTGCATCTTTTGCTACTCTATGTAAATGTTCTTCAAAAGTTTCACCACTTGCGCCTATTGTTCCATAAACTCCGCCGTTAGCTAAAGGAATAGCTCCTTCAACAAAAAGAAGATATTTACCTTTGAAATGATGCATAGCGTCTTCAAGCTGCTCTTCTGCCTGATGTCCAGCTGCAGCCATCAAGGTTTCGTGAAACTCTAAAGAGATAATATCTAGTATAATCTCATCTACTTTAGGTCCATCACTTCTAAGCAAAGCTTCCGAGTTTCCGGCACAATCTTGAAGTTCTATCCATATTACTGGAACTCTGTTCATAACCTCGGCTGCTTCAGCAACAAGCGGAGTAAAAGAGGCAGGCAGCATCAATGTTGCCGTCATAGCGCTTGCCCACTTCAAAAAATCCCTTCTATTTATTCCCTCGTCTTCCAAAACCTCCATAATATTTACATTGTTAACGGGTTTTAGCTTTTTTAGCTCTTCGAGTCTGGCTTTACATCTTTCATACAAAGAGTTGTAATACTCTTCACCTTTATTGGTATTTACCCTAGCACTTTTGGCACTAAACAGTCCTCTTAAATGTTCTCTGTTCACTTTCACTCCTTTATAAATGAGTAATCATTCACAATATTAAATAATTTTTTCTTATATCTAGATAAAATTTTTGCTGTTTTTTTTGTTTCTTATTTAATTTTGGAACTAATGAGTAGTGCATACCGAGCAGACATCAAAAGTTCTAAATACAAGCTCTGCTAACTTACTGTTTTTCAAACCTATCATTGCTTTTTGAGCGGTTGCAGGATTTTGGAGAGTTCCATTAGAGAGATTCCACTGAGTAGGTGTAATAATTTCATATTTTTTTATTCTATTTTTTTCTATCCAGATTTTATGTATTAATGAGCCTCTAGCTGCCTCTACCGCTGATTCGCCAAAACCTTCTTTTATCTCAGTTTTAATATGATTGTATGATTTTTGAGAAAGCTCAATACTGTTTAAATGTGCCTCCACCTTTTTTAATAAAAAAAGAATTTCAAGAACTCTAGCAAAAATTCTAGTAGAAATTCCATCTTTATAAACCCTATGTAGCTGCTTTATTAGATTTGGTTTTAGAAGCATCATCCTAGCAAGCGGACCCGTTTCATAGTAGTTGTTTTTATATGTTACATTTTTTGCAAATCCACTTTTTTGACTTTTCTCTTTTACATACTTAATTTTTACCGGATAGCTTACTGTCTTTATTATTTTTACTCTTTTTGTAAAAGAGTGTTCACCAAAAATAAGATATCTATCGTTAGCTTTTCCTATAGATAATAAAGAGTTTTCTTTTAAAAATCTAAAAATTTTTCCGGAGTCTGTTCTGCTTTTTTCAAGCTCAGAAACAGTAATCTCCTCAAAAGCCATATTTTCAAAAACTCTTTTTTCTACTATATATAAAGCATTTTTTAAAAAGTTTCTTGCTTGCATAATATCCAAATTGGTTGGATCGCATACGACACCTCCTGGTACCATATATGATGAGTGAGGCCACTGACCACTAAAAATAGCTAGTACTCTATTTATATTTACAATAGCTTTTTGAATCTCTAAAAAACTGTTTTGATCTATATTTATTTTAGCGATACTCTTCATAATAGGAACAATAACCAAATATATCCATTTTAAATGATTTTGTATATGTTCGCAAAAAAGTGTTATTTCTCTTATTAATTTGGCTTTTTCGGTAATATTAACATCTATACCAGCATTTTGGTAGAGATTTTCTATAGCCCTTACAGTAGCAAAAAGGTGAGCATGCCCGCAAATTCCGCAAACCCTTGGATTTATAGCTAAAGCGTCCCAAACGGGCCTATTTCTCAATATCTCTTCAATACCTCGATAGTGAGGAAAAACTATCTTAACAAAGTCTATTTTATTTTCTTTGAATTTATATTCAAGTTTGGCTTCACCTTCTATTTTTTCTATCAGTTCAACTCTCATCTATCAATCTTTTGGTTAATCTCTCTATCTTAAAACTTTTTGCTACTCCAGTTAACGTGAGATAAGCCCTTTTAGGAACACCTAAAGGCATATTTGCAGGAATCGACATATAGGTTTTTGTCTTAAAGGGTTCTTCTTTCATAAAAGTAGGTTCGGTACACCCTAAACAAGGCATTCCCACTCTTGTTTTAGAGTTTACTTCATTCCATAAAATTTTGTTGCAACTTCCATGCGTATATGGCGCTTGACAACCCTGCTCATAAAAAAGACATCCCTCTTTGGTTCCAAAACTTTTTGCATCAACTTTCCACTCAAAATACTCATTTCTTATACATCCACTATGAACTGTATACGCATAAATCTCTTTAGGTCTTAAAAAATCGTCCAATAAAATCTTTTTTTTAGCTTCTATCATATTTAATACGTATATTAACCATTCAGGATGTGCAGGACACCCTGGAATATTTATAACTTTTTCTTCTAGCTCTTTAAAAAAACCCTTTTTTTCCTCCCCATCAAAAATCAATCCTTTTATATTTTTTTCATCATAACTTTTAAAAACTCCTCCAAAAGTTGCACAAGTTCCTACAGCAATAATTTTTTTAGCTTTTAATGAAAGCTTTTCAATAAGAGTATATAATGAAACAATACCTCTTTCATACCTCTTTTTAATAGCTCCTTCAACTATCAAAACATCAAAATCAAATCTCTTTTCATAAAGTTCTTTTAGACTATATTTTGATGGCAATAAAGGATGATAAAGAAATTCTACTTTTTTTAAAAAAATATCTAGATTTTGATAATTTAAAAATGAGTGAGAATTACCGTTACAGGTTACCCCTTGTATCCAAACAATTTTACTCTTCATTTTTCAAAGCTCTATATATATTTTCCGATATACTTTTTACATAAAAATCTAGATCATTTGGAAGCATACCTTCCCCTTTTAAATAGACCATACCCCCAAGATATCCCATAAAAAGACCAAATGCACTGAAAAAATCCTGTTCTCTAAGCTCTCCATTTTTTACTCCCTCTTCAAAAAATATCATAATCTCCGTAACAAATGGACTCACACAAATCATACCTTCACATCCATCTTTAAATACTTCTCGATGAGATAAATAGACTCTTAAAAAATAGTCTATAAGTTCAGGACGCTCTTTTGCAATATTGAAATAAAATCTAACAATTTTTTCTATCTTCTCTTTAGCGCTTATCTTTTCCATATTGATTTGACGAATATTTGAACCCAAAATTTTGGAAATATACATAATAAGTTCTTTTGCAAGAGCATCTTTAGAACTAAAATAGTTATAAATATTTCCTACACTCATTCCAAGTTCTTTTGCTATATCGGCAATCGTCACAGCATAAAAGCCATCTGTTGAAAAAAGTTTCAAAGCTGTATCCATAATCTCTATCTTTCTTTGCTCTTTTCTGCTTCCTTTTACCATATTTACTCCCTTAATCTAAAGCTAAACAGTAAACCTATACTTAAAATAAGTAGTGTGACAATATACAAAATATCATATCCAAAATATCTTAAAACGAATCCACCGGGAATAGAAAAAAAGAGTCCCAAAGAGGTAATATTAGCTTGCAAAGCAACATAAACTGGTCTCTTCTCTTCAGGGGCTATTATCAAAATAAGATTATTTGCCGCTAGTCTAAATCCATCACTTGCCATTCCAAAAAGAAAAAATATAACCATATAAACTATTTTTTCTTTAAATAGTGCAGCCAACAAAAAAGCAATTATTAAAACTATAAATGAGATTATAACAATTATTTTATTTCTTCTTATAGAAGAGAGTTTCCCCCATAATAGATTGCTTATTATAGCACCGCTCATCTGAACTGAAATAAGAGTACCAACAAAATATCCGCTTAAATCAATCTTCTCTTTTGCCTCTAAAATTACAAAAGGCATGGCAAAAAGATAACCATAGGACAATAAAATAGTAATTATTTGATATTTTAAAGCTTTATCTACTTTTATATAGTTAAAAGATTTCTTCAAAAACTCCTTAAAACTTTTCTCTTTTTTAGAAACATTCTCTTTTATAGGCTCTTCTATAGTAGAAAAAGCAACTAATCCAAATCCCATCAAAATAGCGCTTATCATAAAAAGATATGCATAACTTTGGGGGGCTTGAAAATGTTGCAATATATATCCGGTTACAGCACCACTTAAAATAGCACCAAAACCTGCAAAAAACTGCCTATAGCTCATAGTGATTCCACGAAACTTGTGGGAAAAGACTTTTGCCAAAATCTCTTTGAAATATATGGCTCCAAACCCTGCAGAAAAAGAAAAGATAAAAAGTCCTACTGCAATAAGAACAAGTGTTAATGTAGGATAGCTCTCCCCAAAAAGATATATTGCAGCCCCTATACCGAACCAGCTTAGAAATCTTGCAAGAAACACCCTTTTTAGATAGGGCATCACCACTTTATATGTCTGTGCGTTAAAAGCAGCATAAAGCTGAACTACTATAGCTCCGCCTCTTAGTAAAGATGCAAAAATCCCAACTAAAATATTGCTTGAACTAAAATGATGAACTATTAAAGGAAGAACGGTAGAGGGTTCGGCTATAGTAGTGGCAACTGCCAAAAAAAAACCATGAAGAATATTTTTGATATGTGAAGAGAATCTATCTACCAAACTAAATTATTCCTCGAAAAACTCTTCATTTTCACACTCGATAACAAAACTCGTCTCCGCGCTTTTATTTGTATCTAAATCTTTTACAACTACTCTCCATTTACCTTTTTCACGCCCTGGTAAATATCTGTAATCATATACAGAACCATAATACGGAGGAACCTCAAATGTTCTGACTCTGTCATCATTCCCTGTAGGTGAATACCAATAAAAAGTAACCTTTTTCCCGTTTTCGTTATCTGATCTATTTATCAAATATGTACAGTATATTCTCTCATACTCGATTTTACATTTAACTTCGTTGGCAAACATCGAAAAAGTTATAAAAAGAAGAATCAAAACAGCTTTTTTCATAATTTTGTCCATATAAGCACTACTTCAAACTCAAGATAAGAGTGTGGATATCTTCTTATGAGCTCTTTTGTCTCTTTGTATGAGAGTCTCTTTTCACCCGAACTTACACCGCTTTTTTTGATATATCTAAACATCAAATATTTATCCTCAAAAAAGAGGCGATATCTTTTAATCTCATAGTTTATCAAAAAATAGTTGTTAATCGAATATAAAATCTCTTCCAAGGAATATATAGGTGAATCTAAAGAGGCGATTTTATGTATAGTTTCAAATGTTTTATCTGTAAATATTGAAAATGCACACGGTTTTTTAAAAGATGAGATCTCTTTAAGAGTAAAATCCAGGTTTGAGCTCCATTGTAAAGCCGAAGAAGAAAAAACAAAATCAAATTTCTCTCTTTTCAGTTTCTCAAAACAGCTTTTTTGATTAAAGTCGCAAACTATCTTTTTAACATTTTTATCCGGGTGAAGTATTAACATATTTTCAGATTTGTCAGCAGCTATGAATCTATCAAACTGCCAATCTATATTGCGGTAAATTTCACCGCTTCCTGCTCCTAAATCGAGAATTTTTTTAGGTTTTTGCTCTACTTTAGAGACTAGATATGAAGCAACTCTCTTTTGGATGATCTTATATTTTTGATAACTTTTAGCAAATCTAGAAAACTCTTTTACCGGCTTCATAACTTCCTTTTTAACCAAATTATAAAATAATTTAGGTATAATTGACTTAAATTTTTCGCATTAGAGGGTAAATTAATGATTCAGATTCTTTTTATAGTTCAAATCATCCTAGCCATAGTTTTAACAATCGTAATATTGTTACAAAAAAGCTCTTCTATAGGTTTGGGTGCATATAGCGGAAGCAATGAATCTCTTTTCGGTGCCAAAGGACCTCAAGGTTTTTTAGCGAAAATAACTTTTACACTAGGAGCTATCTTTGTTATAAATACTATAACTTTAGGATATATGTACAACAAAGAGTATAACAAATCAGTTATAGATGAGATAGAGACAAAAACTAAAGTACCTATACCTGAAGTTCCGGTAAAAAATAAGGCAGAAGAAGTACCGAGTGTACCAACTACAAATTAGGATAAATTTTGGAGAGTTTTAGGAAAAGTAAGTTTTTACTCTTATTTTTCCTCTATCTTTTATCCTTCACTCATCACTCATCATTCATCACTCTAAAAGCCGACGCTCACATTTTCGTATATCACAGGTTTGGTGACGACAGATATCCTTCTACTAATACTTCTATAAAAGAGTTAAAAAGAGAGTTTGAATATCTAAAAAAAAATGGGTATGAAGTGATTCCTCTAAAAAAACTTGTAAAAGCTTTAAAAAACAGAAAAAAAATCCCGGATAATTGGGTTGTTTTAACTATAGATGACGGTTATAAAAGTTTTTATGAAAACGCTCTTAAAATTTTCAAAGAGTATGATTATCCTTTTACTATTTTTGTATCCACAAAGCCAAGTGAAAATAGATATGGAGATTTTATGAACTGGGAACAGATTAACGACTGTTCAAATTATGGCGAAATAGGTCTCCACTCTCATTCTCATCCGCATCTAACACACCTTAGCGACGAAAAGATAAAAAAAGATACGAAAAAAGCTATCGATATTTTTCAAAAAAGATTGGGTTATAAGCCAAAATATTACGCATATCCTTACGGAGAGTATGACGATAGGGTTAAAAAAGTGATAAAAAGCTTTAGATTTGAGGCGATTTTAAATCAAAATGCCGGAGCTGTAAACGAATATAGCGATATTTTCGATCTTGATAGAGTAGCTATGGTGGGCAATGTAGATATAGCCTCTAAATTGAAACTAAAATATCTAAACGCTATTTGGTATGAACCTAAAAAATTTCCTAAAGACTCTATACTTAAAAGGGTAAAAGTAAAGATTTTTGAAGATGTCAAAAGAGCCCAACTTTACGTTAGCGGCTATGGCTGGAGATGGGTAGATGTAAAAAATGGAATAGTAGATGAAATTTTAAATATAAAACTTAATAAAAATAGAGTTAGAGTGATTATAAAGGTAAAAAATAGTAAAATTAATACCAAAATTTTAGTTAAGTAGAAACAAACTACTACCTCTTTTGTCTGTTTAACAATAAAAAATCATAAAAGGAGTAAAGATGAAACTAAATGAAATATACGATTACGCTAGAGATCATATGCAAAAATCTCTTGAAGTTATGAAAAAAGACTTTAATACTTTAAGAACTGGACGTGTAACAACTTCGGTTGTAGAAAATATTAAAGTTGATTACTATGGTGCTCCAACTCCACTTAATCAGGCAGCTTCAGTAGTAGCTACAGATGCTACAACAATTGTAATATCTCCATGGGATAAATCTTTACTTTCTGAGATAGAAAGAGCAATTCAAGAGGCGAATATTGGCGTAAACCCAAATAACGACGGAGAACAGATAAAACTATTTTTCCCTCCTATGACTGTGGAGCAAAGAAAAGAGGAATCGAAAAAAGCTAAACAATTCGGTGAAAAAGCAAAAATTGCCATAAGAAATGTAAGACGGGACGCAAACGATAAAATAAAAAAACTTTTCAAAGATAAAGTAATAACAGAAGATGAAGAGAAAAAAGCTTTGGAAGAAGTTCAAAAAATAACAGACGAATTCGTAAAGAAAGTGGATGAGCTTGTTAAAGCTAAAGAGCAAGAGATTATGAAGGTATAGCTAAGGTCAGCCAAAGGCTGAGCAAGCAAATTGCTTTGCTTGCGTACCTTAGCAAAAGCTGCGAATTTATGCGAATCCTAAAATCAAGGATTTTAGTGATGAGCATATGAACAGCTAGGTTACCTTGGAGAAAACTAAGCTGAGTAAAGCGAAACAAGTTTTCGGTTAAATAAGCCAAAGGTTGAGTAAGCAAACTGCTTTGCTTGCAAACTTCGAAGTTTTTTAAGTTTTGATTAAAAACTTGATATTTCTATCCAAACAATATAAAGGATAAAAATGCTTGATATCGAAAAAATATATAAAGACAGCGGTGCACTTTTGGAGGGACATTTTCTGCTCTCTAGTGGTAAACACAGTCCAAACTATCTACAAAGCGCCAAAGTTTTGGAAAATCCTAAATTAGCTGAAAAACTAGCACAAGAACTAGCTAAACAGATAAAAGATTATCCACTTGAAGTAGATACCGTTTGTTCTCCTGCAATAGGAGGACTTTTAGCCGGATACGAATTAGCCCGTGCTTTGGGTGTAAGATTTATTTTTACTGAGAGAAAAGATGGAGAGATGACTCTTCGACGAGGTTTTGAAGTTTCTCCTGGTGAAAAAATCCTTATATGTGAAGATATCATTACAACAGGCGGCTCAGCTATGGAAGCGGCACAGGAAGTAGAAAAAAGAGGTGCGCAGATAATAGGTTTTGCCGCTTTAGCTAATAGAGGAATTTGTACAAGAGTAGGTTCTAACTTAGATAGAAAAAATGAATGTAAACTACCGAAAAACTTGCCTTTTTTCGCTTTAGAAGATTTTAATTTCCCTATATATACTGAGGATGAGTGTCCTATGTGCAAAGAGGGCAGTAAACCTATTAAACCCGGAAGTAGAGGCAATTAGTTTGAAATTTCGGCATAAAATATATCTAACTTTGTATATAATTTTTGCCGTTTTGTTAGTATTAATATATTTTATAGAAACAAGAAATATAAAAATAGCTGAAAATATTATAAAAAAAAATATATTCAATCATAGAAAATCAGAACTTCAAGCAATATTAGATGAAAAGACAAAATTTCTCTTTTCATTGGCACAATCTTTGGCTAGACATCCGCAAATTATAGAGGGGTATAAAACAGACAATAGAGAGAAGATCATAAACCTGGTTCTGCCGCTTTGGAAATCTTTAAAAAAAGAGAATTTTATTTACGAAATATACTTTTTCAAAAGACCGGTAAACTCTTTTGTTAACTTCTCGGATTTACAAAAATATGATTTTGATGTCTCTAAAGTTAGGGTAGATATAGATACTGTTAATAAATCTTTTCAACCTTCAAGCCATTTTTTAGTCTGTCGAACATTTCCAGGATTTAGAGTCACTTATCCTATAATAAATAACGACAAACTACTTGGCAGCGTATCGGTAGGATTAGATATATTTTCATTTAAACAATATCTTAAAAAACTTGACGCTAAAGATTTAATAATAGTTTTAAATAATGAACTGCTGAAAAAATCGTTAAGAGACGACATCTATACTCAACTGAAAAAAGAGGGGAAAATCAGAAAAAATTTTCTCATAATAAGCAACATAGATTTTACAAATCTAGAGATTGAAGAAGGATTAGAACAGAGCCGCGATTTAATCTACTCTAAATATAAACTTGAAGATTTTAAAAAAAATCTGTTTGGATATATTATAGTTGGTGATGATATAAAAAAGATGAGAGATTTCTTACAAAAACATTTTTTATATGAAAATTTTCTTATTATACAAACTATTTTTATGCTCTTTTTCTTATATACATTTTTTATAATTAGATTGATTTTTAAAAAAGTTAGTGCTTTACAAAAACTTACGGAACTCATAAAAGCCAAAAAATCCAATCTTATCCCGTCAAAAACCAAAGACAATATTAGATTTGGC
This Nitrosophilus labii DNA region includes the following protein-coding sequences:
- a CDS encoding hydrogenase small subunit, which gives rise to MNREHLRGLFSAKSARVNTNKGEEYYNSLYERCKARLEELKKLKPVNNVNIMEVLEDEGINRRDFLKWASAMTATLMLPASFTPLVAEAAEVMNRVPVIWIELQDCAGNSEALLRSDGPKVDEIILDIISLEFHETLMAAAGHQAEEQLEDAMHHFKGKYLLFVEGAIPLANGGVYGTIGASGETFEEHLHRVAKDAAAVVAVGTCATFGGVPAAAPNPTGAVGVMDIVKGKPIVNIPACPANPANMVGVILHYVLTGQIPELDSLLRPKFAFGYRIHDNCERRAHFDAGEFVEEWGDEGAKNNFCLYKVGCKGPMTFNNCSIIRYNEAVNWPIGAGHGCIGCSEPDFWDKYAYERPMADANIKAPTGGVEKTVDEFGLGLLTAAAVGIGIHAAFSAVAGKKEECEIEEGDR
- a CDS encoding nickel-dependent hydrogenase large subunit; this translates as MRVELIEKIEGEAKLEYKFKENKIDFVKIVFPHYRGIEEILRNRPVWDALAINPRVCGICGHAHLFATVRAIENLYQNAGIDVNITEKAKLIREITLFCEHIQNHLKWIYLVIVPIMKSIAKINIDQNSFLEIQKAIVNINRVLAIFSGQWPHSSYMVPGGVVCDPTNLDIMQARNFLKNALYIVEKRVFENMAFEEITVSELEKSRTDSGKIFRFLKENSLLSIGKANDRYLIFGEHSFTKRVKIIKTVSYPVKIKYVKEKSQKSGFAKNVTYKNNYYETGPLARMMLLKPNLIKQLHRVYKDGISTRIFARVLEILFLLKKVEAHLNSIELSQKSYNHIKTEIKEGFGESAVEAARGSLIHKIWIEKNRIKKYEIITPTQWNLSNGTLQNPATAQKAMIGLKNSKLAELVFRTFDVCSVCTTH
- a CDS encoding hydrogenase, whose amino-acid sequence is MKSKIVWIQGVTCNGNSHSFLNYQNLDIFLKKVEFLYHPLLPSKYSLKELYEKRFDFDVLIVEGAIKKRYERGIVSLYTLIEKLSLKAKKIIAVGTCATFGGVFKSYDEKNIKGLIFDGEEKKGFFKELEEKVINIPGCPAHPEWLIYVLNMIEAKKKILLDDFLRPKEIYAYTVHSGCIRNEYFEWKVDAKSFGTKEGCLFYEQGCQAPYTHGSCNKILWNEVNSKTRVGMPCLGCTEPTFMKEEPFKTKTYMSIPANMPLGVPKRAYLTLTGVAKSFKIERLTKRLIDES
- a CDS encoding TetR/AcrR family transcriptional regulator, translating into MVKGSRKEQRKIEIMDTALKLFSTDGFYAVTIADIAKELGMSVGNIYNYFSSKDALAKELIMYISKILGSNIRQINMEKISAKEKIEKIVRFYFNIAKERPELIDYFLRVYLSHREVFKDGCEGMICVSPFVTEIMIFFEEGVKNGELREQDFFSAFGLFMGYLGGMVYLKGEGMLPNDLDFYVKSISENIYRALKNEE
- a CDS encoding MFS transporter — its product is MVDRFSSHIKNILHGFFLAVATTIAEPSTVLPLIVHHFSSSNILVGIFASLLRGGAIVVQLYAAFNAQTYKVVMPYLKRVFLARFLSWFGIGAAIYLFGESYPTLTLVLIAVGLFIFSFSAGFGAIYFKEILAKVFSHKFRGITMSYRQFFAGFGAILSGAVTGYILQHFQAPQSYAYLFMISAILMGFGLVAFSTIEEPIKENVSKKEKSFKEFLKKSFNYIKVDKALKYQIITILLSYGYLFAMPFVILEAKEKIDLSGYFVGTLISVQMSGAIISNLLWGKLSSIRRNKIIVIISFIVLIIAFLLAALFKEKIVYMVIFFLFGMASDGFRLAANNLILIIAPEEKRPVYVALQANITSLGLFFSIPGGFVLRYFGYDILYIVTLLILSIGLLFSFRLRE
- a CDS encoding methyltransferase domain-containing protein, producing the protein MKPVKEFSRFAKSYQKYKIIQKRVASYLVSKVEQKPKKILDLGAGSGEIYRNIDWQFDRFIAADKSENMLILHPDKNVKKIVCDFNQKSCFEKLKREKFDFVFSSSALQWSSNLDFTLKEISSFKKPCAFSIFTDKTFETIHKIASLDSPIYSLEEILYSINNYFLINYEIKRYRLFFEDKYLMFRYIKKSGVSSGEKRLSYKETKELIRRYPHSYLEFEVVLIWTKL
- the secG gene encoding preprotein translocase subunit SecG, encoding MIQILFIVQIILAIVLTIVILLQKSSSIGLGAYSGSNESLFGAKGPQGFLAKITFTLGAIFVINTITLGYMYNKEYNKSVIDEIETKTKVPIPEVPVKNKAEEVPSVPTTN
- a CDS encoding polysaccharide deacetylase family protein, yielding MESFRKSKFLLLFFLYLLSFTHHSSFITLKADAHIFVYHRFGDDRYPSTNTSIKELKREFEYLKKNGYEVIPLKKLVKALKNRKKIPDNWVVLTIDDGYKSFYENALKIFKEYDYPFTIFVSTKPSENRYGDFMNWEQINDCSNYGEIGLHSHSHPHLTHLSDEKIKKDTKKAIDIFQKRLGYKPKYYAYPYGEYDDRVKKVIKSFRFEAILNQNAGAVNEYSDIFDLDRVAMVGNVDIASKLKLKYLNAIWYEPKKFPKDSILKRVKVKIFEDVKRAQLYVSGYGWRWVDVKNGIVDEILNIKLNKNRVRVIIKVKNSKINTKILVK
- the frr gene encoding ribosome recycling factor, giving the protein MKLNEIYDYARDHMQKSLEVMKKDFNTLRTGRVTTSVVENIKVDYYGAPTPLNQAASVVATDATTIVISPWDKSLLSEIERAIQEANIGVNPNNDGEQIKLFFPPMTVEQRKEESKKAKQFGEKAKIAIRNVRRDANDKIKKLFKDKVITEDEEKKALEEVQKITDEFVKKVDELVKAKEQEIMKV
- the pyrE gene encoding orotate phosphoribosyltransferase, whose product is MLDIEKIYKDSGALLEGHFLLSSGKHSPNYLQSAKVLENPKLAEKLAQELAKQIKDYPLEVDTVCSPAIGGLLAGYELARALGVRFIFTERKDGEMTLRRGFEVSPGEKILICEDIITTGGSAMEAAQEVEKRGAQIIGFAALANRGICTRVGSNLDRKNECKLPKNLPFFALEDFNFPIYTEDECPMCKEGSKPIKPGSRGN
- a CDS encoding sensor domain-containing diguanylate cyclase encodes the protein MKFRHKIYLTLYIIFAVLLVLIYFIETRNIKIAENIIKKNIFNHRKSELQAILDEKTKFLFSLAQSLARHPQIIEGYKTDNREKIINLVLPLWKSLKKENFIYEIYFFKRPVNSFVNFSDLQKYDFDVSKVRVDIDTVNKSFQPSSHFLVCRTFPGFRVTYPIINNDKLLGSVSVGLDIFSFKQYLKKLDAKDLIIVLNNELLKKSLRDDIYTQLKKEGKIRKNFLIISNIDFTNLEIEEGLEQSRDLIYSKYKLEDFKKNLFGYIIVGDDIKKMRDFLQKHFLYENFLIIQTIFMLFFLYTFFIIRLIFKKVSALQKLTELIKAKKSNLIPSKTKDNIRFGKLQNSIIETVKELEIHINLLTQEIEQYKNKAYIDTLTKAFNRRFLDEYGKIVFEKIKIKKSNILVIMFDIDNFKHINDTFGHDFGDFILEELSKIVKKVLREDDIFIRYGGEEFLIILKKLSLTDGYKIAQKILNAINSHTFELGDKKAKVTISVGLSEIHPDDKTIYDIIKRADEKLYIAKEKGKNRIEI